From Camelina sativa cultivar DH55 chromosome 20, Cs, whole genome shotgun sequence, the proteins below share one genomic window:
- the LOC104772915 gene encoding pentatricopeptide repeat-containing protein At5g46680 has translation MVRGLMKFPRISTKLMNICLDSLCKFRNLEKAESLLVDGIRLGVLPNVITYNTLIKGYSRFVGIDEAYAVTRRMREAGIEPDVATYNSLISGAAKQLMLNRVLQLFDEMLHSGLSPDMWSYNTLMSCYFKLGKHGEAFRILNEDIELAGLVPGVDTYNILLDALCKSGHTGNAIELFKHLRTRVKPELMTYNILINGLCKARRVGSLNWMLRELKKSGYTPNAVTYTTMLKMYFKTRRIEKGLQLFMKMKKEGYTFDGYANCAVVSALIKTGRAEEAYECMEELVRSGTRSQDIVSYNTLLNLYFKDGNLDAVEDLLEEIEVKGLKLDDHTHTIIVNGLLNIGHTGGAEKHMACMGEMGTLPSVVTCNCMIDGLCKAGHVDRAMRLFASMEVRDEFTYTSVVHNLCKDGQLVCASKLLLSCYNKGMKIPSSARRAVLSGLRTTVSYQAARKTHFKIKAAIESNALMYP, from the coding sequence ATGGTTCGTGGATTGATGAAATTCCCAAGAATCTCAACGAAGCTAATGAACATATGCCTCGACTCTCTCTGCAAATTCCGAAACTTGGAGAAAGCTGAATCTTTACTCGTAGACGGGATCAGATTGGGTGTTCTCCCCAACGTTATCACTTACAACACTTTGATCAAAGGGTACTCACGTTTCGTCGGAATCGATGAAGCTTACGCTGTAACTCGTCGTATGAGAGAAGCTGGGATCGAACCTGACGTTGCTACTTACAATTCATTGATCTCCGGAGCTGCTAAACAGTTGATGCTAAATCGTGTACTCCaactgttcgacgaaatgcttCACTCAGGTTTGTCTCCTGATATGTGGAGTTATAACACTTTGATGTCTTGTTACTTCAAATTAGGGAAACACGGTGAAGCGTTTCGTATTCTTAACGAGGATATAGAGTTAGCTGGGTTGGTTCCTGGTGTTGATACTTATAACATCCTTCTTGATGCGCTTTGCAAAAGTGGTCACACGGGTAACGCGATTGAGCTCTTTAAGCATCTGAGGACTCGAGTTAAACCAGAGCTTATGACTTATAACATTCTCATTAACGGTCTTTGTAAAGCTAGAAGGGTTGGTTCTTTAAATTGGATGTTGAGAGAGCTTAAGAAATCAGGTTACACTCCTAATGCGGTTACGTACACAACAATgcttaaaatgtattttaagaCTAGGAGGATTGAGAAAGGGCTTCAACTGTTtatgaaaatgaagaaagaagggTATACCTTTGACGGGTATGCGAACTGTGCTGTTGTTAGTGCTTTGATCAAAACAGGAAGAGCAGAGGAGGCTTACGAGTGTATGGAAGAGCTTGTGAGAAGCGGTACACGGAGTCAAGACATTGTTTCGTACAACACGTTGTTGAATCTGTATTTTAAAGATGGGAATTTAGATGCTGTGGAGGATCTGTTGGAGGAGATTGAGGTTAAAGGATTGAAACTTGATGACCACACGCATACGATTATAGTCAATGGTTTGTTAAACATAGGTCATACAGGAGGAGCTGAGAAGCATATGGCATGTATGGGAGAGATGGGGACGCTGCCTAGTGTTGTTACTTGTAACTGTATGATTGATGGGTTGTGCAAAGCGGGTCATGTAGATCGTGCCATGAGGTTGTTTGCGTCGATGGAAGTTAGAGATGAGTTTACTTACACTTCTGTTGTGCATAATCTATGTAAAGATGGGCAGCTTGTATGTGCTTCGAAGCTGCTCTTGTCTTGTTACAATAAAGGGATGAAGATTCCGTCGTCGGCTAGACGAGCTGTGTTGTCCGGTTTAAGGACGACGGTATCTTACCAGGCTGCAAGGAAGACacattttaaaatcaaagcAGCTATTGAATCCAATGCATTAATGTATCCTTAA
- the LOC104771928 gene encoding transcription factor bHLH71, with translation MTLEALSSNGLLNFLLSETLSPTPFKSLVDLEPLPGNDVIISKNTIMDEISHQEPPPPRPPPATNRGKKRRRRKPRVCKNEEEAENQRMTHIAVERNRRRQMNQHLSVLRSLMPQPFAHKGDQASIVGGAIDFIKELEHKLLSLEAQKLHNAKLNQSVTTSTSQDSNGEPENPHQQSPLSISQFFLHSYDPSQESRNGSTSSVKTALEDLEVTLIETHANIRILSRRRGFRWSTMATARPPQLSRLVAALQSLSLSVLHLSVTTMDTYAIYSISAKVEESCQLSSVDDIAGAVHHMLSIIEEEPICCSSMSELPFDFSLNHTNATHSL, from the exons ATGACTCTAGAAGCTTTATCATCAAATGGTCTCTTAAACTTTTTGCTCTCCGAAACTCTTTCACCAACTCCATTCAAGTCTCTCGTTGACCTCGAGCCACTGCCGGGAAATGATGTCATCATATCCAAGAACACAATTATGGATGAGATATCTCATCAAGAACCTCCACCACCGCGACCACCACCGGCCACGAATCGAGGGAAgaagcggaggaggaggaaaccTAGGGTTTgcaaaaacgaagaagaagctgagaaccAACGAATGACTCACATTGCCGTCGAGAGAAATAGGAGAAGACAAATGAATCAACATCTCTCTGTCTTACGATCTCTCATGCCTCAACCTTTTGCTCACAAG GGTGATCAAGCTTCAATAGTAGGTGGAGCCATAGATTTCATCAAAGAACTCGAACACAAATTACTATCTCTTGAAGCTCAAAAGCTTCATAATGCTAAACTAAACCAGTCGGTTACTACTTCAACAAGTCAAGACTCAAACGGCGAACCGGAGAATCCTCATCAACAGTCTCCGCTGTCGATATCACAGTTCTTTCTTCACTCTTACGATCCGAGCCAAGAGAGTAGGAACGGCTCAACAAGCTCGGTGAAAACCGCTTTGGAAGATCTCGAGGTGACTCTAATCGAAACTCATGCTAACATCAGAATCTTGTCGAGGAGGAGAGGTTTCCGGTGGAGCACGATGGCCACTGCTAGGCCACCGCAGCTTTCGAGGCTGGTGGCTGCTCTACAATCGCTTTCACTCTCGGTTCTTCACCTTAGCGTCACAACAATGGACACTTACGCTATTTACTCCATCAGCGCTAAG GTGGAAGAGAGTTGCCAGCTAAGTTCAGTAGATGACATTGCAGGAGCAGTTCACCACATGCTAAGTATCATTGAAGAGGAGCCTATTTGTTGCTCATCAATGTCAGAACTACcctttgatttctctttgaATCACACAAATGCCACTCATTCTCTCtga